The genomic segment CTGCATATacttctttatatatttactattCTGAAATacaattcatatttttttttttttgaggatgaaaaaaaaatacatataaaataataaatatcataaaaaattttatatatatatataatatatatataatattatataaatatttgttaatttattttattttacttgTAATACCAACGTGACGAAAAgcaaagaaaagaaaaaataaaatatacaaaccTGTCAAAACCACATTCTTGTCAATCCAAATAAATTTggaatgaataaaaatatataaaaaaaaaaaaaaatgagtagtgatatttttgtaaataataagatgtataacaaatttattatattttattttccgaCAATATTCCTATCGATATTTgtttaagatatatatatatatatatatatatatatatatattatataattataacaagTTTACCATTATGGTACAAAAATTTGTTATGATTATCAatgttcttttttaaataactTATATTACAGATATCAATAAAAAaccaaaaattaaaaacaaagaatgaaaagaaagaaaaacaaattagTATAACATGAAATTATATTCttatgatttaaaaaaattatatatacatataaatatatatttatttatttttatcagtacttaaaaataatatgatttcCTTAGAGTTATATGGTTGttatatgaagaaaagaATTGTACGATGTTTAttttgtatgtataatatatatatatatatatatatatatatatatatatatatgttatatgtaATGTACTTttgatgtatatattatttttataatttttattttttaacaacCATAGTGTAAACTATAATTCTTatctaatattaaaattataatataatttaatttttttttatgttggTTCTTTTAGTACATAATTACTAAATgtaaatgataattattttaaattaatattctgtatttttttttttttctttttttttttttttttttcttaaatattaataatatatatattattaactttatatttttattatttttcatttttgtcaaaaatgttaaaaagttaatattcttaataataataagatttataattattctaaaaggaattattatattcttaatttttttgtatcattaaaaaaataaaaataaataaaaaaaaatataaattattgaTGATAACagaatatgaaataaaacaacttatatgattatatctaaaaagtaataattaaatatatatatatatatatatatatatatataatttttttactaAGGAGAATATCTAATAATTAGTTTATGTGTactgtactttttttttctccattctaaaaaaataaatacattccatgtatttgtaaattatatttatgtttaaagacataaatatatatatatatatatatatatatttgtattttttttttttttttttttttttttttttttgtttgaatGGCGCActgtacacatatatacatatagatatacatatacatttacatatatacatataatatatataccttgctatataaaaaaggaaaaaaaaaatgttatgttTCGATAAAGAAGacgaattaaaaatatgtaaaagattcaatatagaaaatgataCAAATGTGAATAAGGTGAAAAATAATGcaaatgataattttttgaaagatataaatagtTTAGTagataaatatgatgaaataatttatattaatacaagTATATgtaattcatttatatatattataacaaaatattgtttttatatttttgataataaagatttttcttttgttacATTATATGCTTTAAAATATGATCATGTGAATAATTTTGGATATCATAACAAAGTTTTTTTATCAAGTATtgataatacaatatatattataagtaataattataaatatgtatatgcaTATAATGTAGAGAATAAAAATGGTATTGTTATATTAGACTATGATAAAAAAGCTCATTCCCTTAACATTAATGAAATTTCTGAGGAAGATACAAGTGAAAGTGAAAATGagtattatgaatatattacatatatcaaaaaaacttataagaagaaaagaagattacaaaaaaatattagtaTAAAACTTATTACTATGCTATATTTACCTATATCATCTAATTGTCTGATGGTtactaaaaataatattttatttttttcacaaGAAACTgacaaaatttttatatcagACAGTgttcaaaatattttacataaaaatgcacaaaagaaaaataatcctgataataaaatgaataagcTAGTTATTAATACAAAAATTGTTAGCTTCAGAAGTATAACAtgtaatacaaatattaaaacaagtaaagtttataaaaaaaagaaaaaattaaattcaaCTAGGAATAACACTGTTTTTAATGAGCTttcaaatttaaaaaaaaaacaggtAAAAACAAAATCACACacagataaaaataaattcatatttaaaaatcattccaaaaaaaaatatctaaaTGACAAATTATTTcatgaaaatatgaataataaaattataaattctgaaaatatatttcaatgttgtaataaaataaaaaataaagaaagaaaaaattacaataatGTTAATGGTTTTACAAAGAAGTGTAATAATAAGTGCAGTAAAAAAGCAAATGACTTTAAtcctttatatttgtatagtataaataaagaaaatcatttatatgatttcattcttaattatgaatattctgatgatgaaaaaaaaaagaaatatatatatgagaatGGTATAAATATTCAAGGAATTTCAAAAGTAGAATTCAATTTGCATAATGattatttgttaattttaAGTGTTAATggagaattatatattttttcttttttttataaattttttaattttaagaaGAATaaatgttgttattattatggtaAAAAGGTACACAAtcaatattataatcatagacattatgaaaaaaagaagaaaaaaaaaaaaaaaaaaaaatatatatatatatctgatgaaaatgtattttttacaaatataaataataataattataaaacgAACCATTATACAAATCAACCTAAGAATGTttctattttaaaaaaaaaaaaaaaggaaaaaaaaagaaaaaaaaaaaaaaatgttattggTTTATATATTGGATCTTCTATTATTGATATAAGTTACAATATTTTTAGAAAACTCATATTGGTTGTAACAGatgaattaattataaaaggaTATAACACATATccttatatatgtaaacatACCTTTGAAAAGTCTATTTTTCACATAGATatgttttttaataattgtataaatttttattcttataattatttattatggaATAAACAGCAAAATTTTTTTGTAGTATCATTTAGtagaaataattattatatatttaatacgaATGGAACGTTATATTATTGTATGAGTAATGATACCAAATCGAATGAAGAGAAAAATGAGGAACCGcctcatataaataatgagaaagaggaaaaaaataataataatgttaataataatgatgatgataataataataatgatgatgataataataatgatgatgataataataataatgatgataataataataatgatgatgataataataataataataatcatcataataataattatgttaataataatatttcaagttcatttaataaatatgaacataaaaaattatctaCTACATATGtagaaaatgatataaatgataaggACAAATCAAATagattaaataatttaataataaaggatattttaaaacataataatatacaaagatattatataaaaatgtccTTTATTTTTAACGATTTCAAGTTGTGTTACACCAAAATGCAAGACACAAATTTTTACTATTTAAATGTAAagaatattctttatttgaATGATAGCTATAGTATGAATAAAatgtttaattataatagtaattattatacaaacaatttatgtaaaaaagtatatattggtataaataatattcaaataTTAGATACGaatgttaataattataatataaatgatcatgaaaagaatatagtaagaataaaacaaatagatactccttttaaatttattaagaaatgttattttaattttagcAACACTTATAtgcttattatttataaatctttatgtatatataatatacaaaagaaagttttttcttattttgttGATGACTATATGAAATACTTTTATCACAATTACCCAACTGGTTGGTTGTATGACGATGTCTTTTTTGTTACGTGcttacataataaatatgatgaatataattttaaacattttaaaaaaaaaaatgattataatgtATTTAATGGTTCTAATTTATACAATGAACAAATGCAACATAAGGAAAGTGcatattttcaatttttgaatataaaatatgaaagtaAAGAAGATATGGGTGATCACGTTGAACTTGCTGCTGAgggaaaagaaaattatgattatatggaagataatgatgatgatggtaataacatatatattacaaataaaaaagaagttgatgataatgataagaaTATAACTAACAAGGAtcatgtacatatattacaaacaaattcaaatatgaatgaaaaaacaaaaagggAAAATGATTCTGTatatgaaaaacaaaataatagtacttttaataaaaataattattctaATAAAAACTATAATGTAGatctaaaaataatgaattatttattcAATTTTAATCATAACGAAAGAGATACCTATTCAAAATCTTTTGAAGAATATTTCAATATTAATAAgatcaatatatataccaaACCCTTTTCCATATTTTACCATCATCTGTTTTTAAGAAAGGATAATAATGTGTTTCTACCACATTTTCGTAAACAAAAtgttaataatgaaaatgaaaagagcaaaacaaaaagatttgaaaaagaaaaacataatGAGGAAAAGAAAAGTATAAATGATGAATCTATAACATGGGTAAATAGAAACGATAATGAAAACAATAGTGTACAtgacaaaaataatacatataatatttgttatataaataatcgaataaattataatatagagaagaatatatatgattatattgaAGATGATTTATCAAAGTTATCATTTCATAaggaaaatgtaaataataaatatacaaagagacagaaaaaagaagagatgaaaaatgaattttttaaaaaaatgaataattgtTTTgacacatataaaaataatatatcatttgtaAAAGATGAAAGAGATGAAAATCATTTAAAAGAATCAAGCGCAAAGTATGAAGatattttgaataaaaataatttttattatgtgatatatatatataatataaataatgttttaaaatttacaaattatatatattctattaaGTTTTTATATAGACCAATATTAACACAtgtgtattataataataaaactatGGATAATTTGGAAAATAAGAAGCAACATATTTCTAGTGAAAGATATTTAATAGTTCTGGATGCTTTTTATAACTTATTATGTTTTAgaataacatataaaaataacagtGTTCTTTCAGAGGAATCATTTAATGTGCATAATATATTCGTTTTGCCTTTAAATAAAGACAACAATTTTATTGAACCTCGAAGTTTTTATTctatatttgatatatatcattatgtatttgtaaattatgataattctgtatattttttaaatatatataaagataataaaagcACAAATCATAACCacaaaaacaacaaaaatgataatgataataataataataataataataatattaattgttattataataattataattttaattttcaaTTTACTccaattttttattacctTATTGATAATCTACAAATTGTTAAGGACCATAAAATTTCTTGTTATTATTCCTTGCCAACtccaataaaatatatgtggccttctccatttttttacatatactTATTTTATCACTATTgcatttatgttatatatcatatgaataaattaaaaaacaaaaatcaatttaaaaaaaatcattcCTGCTTTCCCCTTTTTGTAAGTAAAGAAAATCTTAAGGACAATACCTTTTTGCTTAAACAAAGAAACATAAATTTTATGtctatacaaaaaaataaaaaaaacatgaaaaataataaattttgcaataatagtaataataacacTACCTGTAATAAAACATCATATGAAGCATATCAAGAACAATCAACTTTTCTCGATTCACATTATCCAAACCCATTTAACGagtatgaaaaatatgacaaacattattatgaacttgaaaatattttaaaaaacaaacTTAATGAACATTCCTTAAATTATCAATCTttgttaaaaatgaaaagattTATAAGTATGAACgatatggaaaataataattggaTACAATCCAAAAACGATATTATTATGTCATATATAACgaaacatttttattcattttttgaatatatatttattaatgataatattaatataaaatattttaataatcatTTAATAGAACAAAtgattaaaaatgataaacaaCAAATTAGTAACAATGCAAATTATAACATTGTTTTAGAAAAAATGTTTGCTTGGctattttattacataataaatattgatgataataaaatacgtaaaataaataaaagagtgaacaaaatatgtaaatataattttttttcaattattGAAGAAATAGAAAATCAAAATCAAgcttgttatatatattttacttcAAAAAGTAACATTAATGTATTAAGTATTAGTAAGAGTcacaataaatatttttttatggaaaatttaaaaaaacattttccTTTCCTCCATAGTAATTACTTTAATAGTGATTTACTCATATATAGACacatgaaattaaaaaaatatggagaTGAAAAGAATTGTCATTTGTATGATACTTTGCATAATATGGGTGTATTTATACATACTGTTTGTAATCAGGTCTTTTCGATAGGTACCAAATATTTAAACAACCAAATGAAAGAAGAAGATATAAACATGATTTATAGTTATAAGAAGAaggatataaaagaaaatgacgCAGATGATGATGttagggaaaaaaaaaaaaattataaaaatattgaagaacaaaaaattgatgaggaaaaaaaaaaatatataaaaacacatgataattatgatattcAAGAACATAGTCATTGTTCAGAAACTtcttatgataaaataaatttcaaaataacaaattatattaatataattttattaaagttCATTAAATTGTATAGCTCTATTTATTCCTATTCAACAAAAATGTATCAGCctatttatgataataaagtaCAAAAGAGGAAAATTcgttatatcattataaatctcatatctaaatatattagaaataatttatttgtaattAATATGTTAGATATGGTGTTATATGAATCCATAAATAGATTAaaccatttatatatttgtgccTACAAACTTGTATAtaactttttaataaatttaaataaaaatattgctttttataatttagttataggtaataataataaaacgaGAAAGCAAGCAACTATggatattactattattctATTGTATTCTCTTTTTATGAGTAATTcttataaggaaaaaaataaagaaatccTGGAAAGTTTAATATgtcaaaatatattagatatGAAGGACAATGGTCATAGTGATTTAttgcataataataaaatatttgagAATGTAAAGGAAGAACAAAATATTGAGAATGGTACATCACATAATATACAAGATAAAACCAAATCAGGAATAGATAAATTATTCatcaataatttttttaattatataaataatcatagtttgaatgaaaataaatctaattgtattcataatatagataaatcCAAAATAGatttgttaaaaaataagaatgtgagtgatgaagatatatatcatatgaacatatacttattattattaaaagaatatgaaaCAAATACAGAAGATactaatttaataataaatggtGATAACTTTGATATTACAAGTGATtatgtatttaaaataaattgtaatatatattatatagctttatatttattatgtatattaaaaaaaaaagatgtatttcatttatataccttattaaaaatattaaaatattattgtaaATCTCACATTTCAGAAGTAGTTATAAATACTATAAGAAAAATGGATCCTTATATTACtgcaatattaatatattgtatagGTAATTATATACCACATGATTTTATGAAATTgtgtttaaaaaatgaacgtttcaatatatcttctttatatatgataaatatacaaaattatataggtatttatgatattaggaaatattattgtatatattttttatatttaagtttgaaatataatataatgtcaTCTCAAGGtttattacattatttatcaattttattttattctttatttaaaaataataataaaaatgatttttttcATTGGAATTATTATGACCTAAATGTCGACACTTCAATAAATGCATTAATACCAAATAGATTAAACAATTcagataattatttttattttcttatatgtgctaataatataaataatatgttatcAAGACAAATTATAGACATAGGTAAtttaaaatttctttttcaaaacaataatacaaatgtaaCAATCGAAAGAAATGAACGAAATGAACGAAATGATCGTATTAAGATAGAAGGAAATACAAAAAggaattatgaaaataacaCTAATAATTACATATTTGAAGTAACAGAtttagaagaaaataatgaatatgacaaaaatgaattacaagggtataataatgatatgtataatatagatataaatttGAAAAGTTTTAATTACAAGAATTTTACAATGAACAAAATTATGtatgaatttttatataacaaagaTATAATTAGAATATTCAAAAAGAATGTTCATATGTTTAATGAAATGTACACATGTAACCTCTCTTTATTTTGTACAACCTATTTTAAACAAAACAAATTAGATGATAAAGAAAaggtaaataaaaatgatgacaaTATAGATGATGCTAATTTAGattatgaagaaataaaaagtatttatatgaaatttattatattaatccaaaatataatacgttattatatatataatatgctaTGGTTTgaattgtattattttattaccaATTTAAAAATCGATGTCTTATCTTTTTTCTCACAATCGTATATTTTTAAGTCCAATTTATttccaaatatattttggGGTATATGTCCTATTGATGTTTTTCAAGAAGGAAGGAATGAAGAGCACTTTTATTTTGTGATTACTGAATGTAGGAGAAACAAATGGGAGCAGCTACATAAAAACGATCAAGAAAATAAAGGAACGTTTGATGAACGGCACAGtgatataaaacataaaggGCATAATTaccataaaaatgaagaagacgAAATGAATAAGAGAAGTAACACTAAAATTAATATTGAagaaacagaaaaaaaaaaaaaaaatttatcgAACAAAGAATGTGAATACAATGAGTTTGATAATAATTCGAAGGAAAATATAGATAAACACACAAACAATTATAGTCAATAtaatcaatatataaataatatattatacttaaAAAATACTTTTGAGAACAAAGAAAGAGAATTTGACCAAAACAATACAGAAGATATAATTTTCccaaatgtattttttattgatatttataaatcttttaaaaaacactttaacatattatgtacaaaaaaaaaaaaaaaaaaaaaaataaaaaataaaagtaaaatcCAAATGAAAATAGAAATgaaagataataatacagAAGAtacaataaaacaaaatgagaatatagaaaaattgaatgaaaaatatagaaataatatcctttcgtataatatatataataatcatacaAATTACCTATTTCTGGAAACGCATTTTGCACCTTcggtttataaatatatacctatatataatactataaagtatataaactatatttttaatgtttgtaatataaaaaattataagaattcgatggaaaaagaatatatacaaaatcaAATTAATGttagaatatataattatatttgtaataatattatagataTTACGCATAAATATAAAGGGAGAAATCCTAACAAAaacaaggaaaaaaataaaaataaagaaacagAATTTTCTTCAATTCTTAAATCATTCAatacacataaaaatgaCATGTTATGGTTTTTATTaagaatttttcttttattaaaattaccTGTACATTGTTTggctttaatattatattgtaaaaattatatattacttaatatattatttaattggtttccatatttatatcatatatttaattatatattaaatatgaacagtacacattttttatataaaagaatggaaaatgataaaagcaaaaatatgaatatttatataaatggcGTAGAAGGAAATGataagacaaaaaaaaataattttattattatcaatgatgaatataataaaaactttTGTCAATATTGTTATGATAAAATTTTACattataatcaaaataatatcactccttttacatataatatgatagaaaaggtatataaaaaaaaattgtctacgattgaaaaaaaaaattattatcatatatatgatcATTATATTTCATGTAATTGTTtacataatttaatatttctaaagaaaaaattaacatcTTTGagaaaaagtatataatttttttaagtttttaattttttttttttttatatatatttcataagaAATTGTTAAAAAGGATGAttccttaatttttttttcttttttttttaaatcctAACAGaatgtttaatatatatatatatatatatatatatatatatatttcatattaaaaACTTTGTTTTTTGTGATAATTTAAAACTTTTCACACTctgattatttttaaaaaaattattaatatataatgttgttcgaattttaatttttataaattcagagtattatataatatatatatatatatgtttgtgtgtgaatatatatttatttattctttacgGTTGGTAAAGTTAATAATATCAAATTTACTAATGAACTATAAataacaaatgaaaaaataaaggtttttctttttttcccaTGAAAGATATGTGAATATACTATATGTTATATGAATAACAAAATGAAGagtaaaaaaacaaatacatattaataatattcaaaaggataaggtatatattttatgtgacaattacaaaaaaaaaaaaaaaaaaaaaggaaacatTGAATAATGGtgatgaataataataatttaataatatatacataaaaatgtatattaattattttccatttaaaaatgaaatgatattatatatgaagtGATCATATTTTACctgttatacatataaatatatatatttatatatatatatatatatatatatatttcaccTTATGTACCGTTCATTCCATATTGATGAGTCcattcttcatattttttaatatcatcTACTGATAATGACGGTTTAGCATTTGATATAGCCGTTTTAAAATCTTGTACAGTCAATGGAGGTAATGATAATTCGTTTTCACTTAAAGACATGACATTTTTTTCTACTTTAGTAGGATCTGAATCTCCAGGTGAGCATGGGGTATagcatattttattattctttttaaccTGTTTAAAAAATTTGGAAAGAAGACATTTTTTTACTGGCATATAGACAGCGTCTCTACAAAGAATATCAATATCAGCACCTGTATAATTTTCAGTTAATGTAGCGAATTGTTTTATATCCtcttttgatatattattattttcattttgattgatatatttttcaaatatttttgCTCTTGCATAAATATTTGGTAGAGGtatataaattcttttttcaaATCTCCTTCTAAATCCACTATCTAAGGACCAAGGTGTATTAGTTGCACccataacaataatattatttttataatttgtaaGTCCACtcatattaattaaaaattccGTTTTTATTCTTCTAGTAGATTCATTCTCTCCGTCAGTTCTTGATCCACATAAGGAATCAATTTCATCAATAAAGATTATTGCAGGAGAATGTTCCTTAGCTGTTTCGAAtaaacatttaatatatttttcacttTCTCCTTGATATTTACTAACTAAATCTGATGAagatacattaaaaaaattcatattgCATTCATTCGAACAAGCTAATGCAAGGAATGTTTTCCCTGTACCAGGTGgaccatataataaaatgccTTTATAAGGTAAAGtagaagaattaaataattttggaAACTTTAATGGGAAAATAATTGCCTCTTTTAATACTTCTTTAGCGGTTTCTAAACCACATACATCTGaccatttaatattattatttttatttaatataaattgttttatttgtttcttcatattttcttttgtttcttctgtgtttgttattttttctttattttctatactatcttttttatttaacatttcttttaaattttcgGCTCTTGTCATATATACTTCCATTTTCTTCAAAATTAAATCTCttatatttgaatttttttcatatttacaaaaaaaattaaagtacTGTAAACTTtggatatataaatttagtGCTTCCTTATAATTCTTCTTTTCATCTTCCACAACGGCTTCTTTGGCATACTTCACTGCCAAATTTATTGTTTCTTCAGAGTCCATTATAagtacat from the Plasmodium falciparum 3D7 genome assembly, chromosome: 14 genome contains:
- a CDS encoding vacuolar protein sorting-associated protein 4 is translated as MDSEETINLAVKYAKEAVVEDEKKNYKEALNLYIQSLQYFNFFCKYEKNSNIRDLILKKMEVYMTRAENLKEMLNKKDSIENKEKITNTEETKENMKKQIKQFILNKNNNIKWSDVCGLETAKEVLKEAIIFPLKFPKLFNSSTLPYKGILLYGPPGTGKTFLALACSNECNMNFFNVSSSDLVSKYQGESEKYIKCLFETAKEHSPAIIFIDEIDSLCGSRTDGENESTRRIKTEFLINMSGLTNYKNNIIVMGATNTPWSLDSGFRRRFEKRIYIPLPNIYARAKIFEKYINQNENNNISKEDIKQFATLTENYTGADIDILCRDAVYMPVKKCLLSKFFKQVKKNNKICYTPCSPGDSDPTKVEKNVMSLSENELSLPPLTVQDFKTAISNAKPSLSVDDIKKYEEWTHQYGMNGT